Within Fusobacterium perfoetens ATCC 29250, the genomic segment TATAAATCCTTGATAATATCTATTAGCTGAAACTTTATCATCTGGAAATTTTAAAACAAGAGCTTTTTCATATTTTCTAAGAATCCCATCAGCAATATTTCCACTTATTTCTCCACTATTGAAATAATTTGCTCCTACATAAGGTATTCTAGGAGATAAATAACTATCCATTGTTATAAATTTTACATTTTCATTTTCTAAAATTAAAGATGAAACTTTCTCTTTTAAAAGAGGAGTTATTATAACTCCAGCTACTTCATTTTTTTCTAAAACTTTTTTTAGTGACTCTAATTGTTCTTCTGGATTGTTAATATCATTTTCTATTATATATAAATTTATTCCAAAATTTTTAAATTCATTTTCAAATTTAATTAAACCTTTTTTTATTTCTTCATTATAATATGGAACTATCGAACGAACTATAAAAGCATATATATTTTTTTTCTTTTTTGATGCTAGGGTACTACTAATATAATTTCTTTCATATTTTACTTCTTCTACAATTTTTAAAACTTTTTCTCTTATTTCTTTTTTTACTGTATTATCTCCATTTAAAACACGAGAAACCGTTGTTCTACTAACTCTTGCTAATTTTGCTATATCTTCCTGTCGCAAAATATTAACCTCCTAATTTTATTTATCTATATTATAAAATATTTATAAAAAAAATAAAATAAATTTTCTTTAAAATATTTTTTCTCCAGAAAAATGGAAGTTTTAATTTCTGAAAATAATTATTAAAACTATAACCTATTAATATATAATAAAAAATCACTCTTTTTAATTAAAGGTAAAGTTCCTTAATTTATGAGTGATTTTTATATTTTTATTCTATAATTACTTATTTTATTGATATTAAGAAAATAAAATCTCTTAATTTTTATATATAATATATAGTTTTTACCCTATTTATTACTAAATTTCCTCTATTCTTTCCCTCTAACATTTTCATATAAAACTGAACTAAAACTATTATTATAATTTGGAATATTTTTAATAGGTCTATTAAAGAAATTAATATCTTTAAATTTACACTCAGTTGCATTTTCCTCAAATACATTAGCTGTATCTATTGTAGAATTACTAAAATAGATTCCCTTGCAATCTTTTAAATAAATATCTCCATAATAAAGGCTAATTCCCTCAAATAAAAACTCTCCCACATTAGGACTATCCACAACTATTGCATATTTTGTATTATGTTTTATTGAAGTAGCAGCAATTAAACCATGGGCGTCATTTTCTCCTTTTCCTATCTCTACTCCAATTTCATTATTACAAATATTTCCACCTACAAAATGGGTGTTTCCTCCAATAATTTTTAAAGCAATTTGATTTTCTGATAAAGTGCAATTTGTAAAAGTAGAAAATTCCCCTCTGACATCTACATAAATTCCTACCTCACACTTATTGGCAAAAAGATTTGTTATCTGATTTCCACTATGATTTCCTACTGAACGACCAAATAATAATCCTTTTTTATAATTTTTTATTTGAACATTATTAATCATATTATTAAAACCATTGGTAAAATCTATTGCTGTCCCCTGTACTTGAGAATTTTCAAAAAATAAATTTTCAATAATATTATTATCACTACATTTTATAATTACAACATCTGAATTTGTGCTTATTACTGCTCCATTTCCTTTTAAAACTTGATATTTATTTAAAAATAATGTTGAATTTATAATATAATTTTTTCTTGATAGATTAACTGTAGCTTTTGTATTAAATGCCTTTTTAAAAGCTTCTGTATCATCTGTTACTCCATCACCTTTAGCTCCAAACCAACTAACTTTTACCTCTCCATCACAAATAATATTTCCATAAAGCCCATTGTCTAGTTTTATTCCACTTCCATTATCTGTATCAGATATTATTCTTTTATGCTCTGCTCCATCATAATTTGAATAATATCCTAAAACTTTAACAATATTCCCTTTTGAAAGATTTAATTTCTTTAATTCTACAACAGTATTTACTTCTAATTGCATTTTATCATCTCTTTTCATTAGATTTTTTCTTTATAAATAATATAATAACAAATTCAAAAATATAGTACAATAAAAATTTATAAAAAAGGAACTACTAAATTAATTTTAATAGTTCCTAAAATTATTATCTTAAAACTTCCCCTAAATGTATAAGTTCCTCTTTTATATTTCTATGTTTTAAAGTTTTTAAATCAATTTTATAAAATCTAAAAATATATTGTAAAAACACTCCCATTATTAGAGCTGTAGCAAAAGTTCCTACTCCAACTTTTCCTCCTAAAAGCCAACCACTTATTAAAGCAAAAAGCTCTATAGAATTTTTTATATATACAACAGGATATTTAGTTTTCTTAGTTAAAATTTGCATAAATCCATCTCTTGGACCACAACCCATTCCTTGTACCATATAGAAAAAAGTCCCGTAGGCATAAAAAAATATTCCTATAAATAAAATTATAAATCTATAGATATAAGACTCTTTTACAGGTATAAAATCTAAAAATATAATTAAGTCCATAAAAAGTCCTACACAAATAAAATTAATAATTGTACCAAGCCCTATTGGTTGACCTAAAACTATATCCAAAAACACTATTGTTATCCCAAGTCCTATACTTGCTTGACCTATTGTTATTCCCACAGTTTTTGAAAGCCCTTGATGTAATACATCCCAAGGAGCTAATCCTAAGTCTGACCTCAATATCATTATGCAACCTAAAGCACACATAAAAAGTCCAGCTAATAATCTTAAATATTTTTTTACTTCTTCTACTCTTTTCCTCTCCATCTCTTCCCTCTACAAAATTTATTTTAAAAAAAACTGAGTAGCATTTTAAAAATACTTTACCCAGCACTCTTTTTTGTATAATATATTTACCACAACTTTTTATACAAAGGAGACTACACGCAATTAAAACACATATTCTCTAATATTAATGTATCATATTTTATTCGAAAAATTAAAAAATGTAAATAAAGAAATTAAATTTATAATAAAAACTATAAAAAAATATGATAATTTTATATTATATCTTTACTTTTAAAAAAAAAAATAGTATAATTAATTAACGAAACCGAAAGTCACGCAGCTTCCCGTCAAGTGTTGGTGGCTTTTTTTTTATACATTTATTTTTAATTTTTCAAATTTAATTTCTTTTCTATTACTTAATCTATATCTTGTGTAATTTCTTATCCAAGTATTTTCCTTTAAATTTTTCTTTTTATTATTCTTCAAATGATAGTATTCATAAATTCTTATTATTGAGTTTATTCTTGTTTGAAGAAAATCTTTCTTAGGATTTTTATATATATTATTAGCTTTTAATCCTTTTTCTAAAAAGATTATTAGGCTTTCTTTATGACATAAACTATTTCTTAAAATTATTATAGATTGTAAATCATTAAATATGTTTCCAATAGAAAAATTATTTTGTTTTTTTAAATAATTTCTAAATAATGTATAAATCTTTTTCCCTTTATAACTATGGTTCAATAATATTCCAAGAGTTCCAAAACTTAAAACCTTTATTAAAAGATAATAATACTCTGAAAAATCAGGATTTTTTCTAGGAAATATGTCTGTTTGCTTTTTCCATTCTTTTTCTATTTTCTCTAATGTTTTTGGAGAAATCAGCCTTAAAGATTTAGTATTAAAATCGTAATCTTCTAAAGAGTTTAAAAACTCATTAAATTGAAGTTTATTTTTTTTAAGAAATTCATCTAAGAAAAAGATAAAATGGCTTTTTAATTCTATTTCATAATTTAAAACACCTTCTCTAATTTTTCTTTCAAATCTTAAAAGTTCTAAATACTTTTTCTTTAAAAATTTATATTTTGTAGCATAATTATAAGTATATACAATTCTATAAGTTCCATCTTTATTTATACATTTACTTTTTCCATCTGCAAAAAAATATTTTAGAGAAAAAATATTAAGATAGTTATAAGCATTTAGTAATACCTTCATCTCTTCTTCTTCAAAAAGATTTTCAAAAACTATTTTTTTATTATTTTTTATAAATTCAATTAACTCATCTTGTTGTAGTACTGATTTCATTTAGATTCTCCCAAAATTATTTATATATTATTTTTCTCTAGTAACTTATAAAAATAATGAACTTATCTTGAGTTTTTGCTTTCAAAATAAGTTCATTTTATTTTTATATATTATTTAATGCTTCTTCAAAATCTGAAGAACCTGGTAAAGCTTTTAATAAAGCTTTAGTATAATCATGTTTTGGATTTAAGTATATCTCTTCTGGAGTTCCCTCTTCCACTATCTCTCCATTTCTCATAACTCCTATTCTATCACACATATGATAAACTACTCTCAAATCATGAGAAATAAATAAATATGATAATTTTAAATCCTTTTGTAACTTTTTAAAAAAGTTTAAAATACTTGCTTGTCCTGATAAATCTAATGATGAAACAGCTTCATCAGCTATCAAAAGTTTTGGATTTGAAAGAAGAGCCAAAATTATTGCTATCCTTTGTTTTTGTCCTCCACTTAATTCACCAGGATATTTTACCAATACATCTTCATTTAGATTTGCCATTTCAAGCATCTCTTTTATTTTGCTCTCCATAAGTTTTTTATCTTTACACTTATTTATTTTGAATGGCTCCTCTAATATCCACTTTATATCTTTCATAGGATTTAAAGATGAGTTTGGGTCTTGGAATACCATTTGTATATCCCTAACCCCTCTTATTTTTTTATAATCAATTTTCTTTCCCTCAAAAATTATTTCTCCACTTTTAATTGAAGTTAAACCTGTAAGTACTCTAGCTGTTGTTGATTTTCCACAACCAGACTCCCCCACAAGTCCATAAACTTCTCCCTCTTCTATATGAAAAGATACATTTTTTAATATATGCTTGTCATCATAAAATTTATTAAGATTTTTTATCTCTAATAACATCTTTTATCACCTTTTCACAAGCTACAAAATGATTTTTTTCAATTTCCATCAAATCATTTTCTTTACAATTATTGTAATATTTACATCTATCACCGAAATAACATTTTTCTCTAGTTCTTACAAGTGGAGAAATAACTGTTCCCAGTACATATGGCAACATTCTATTTTTATCCTCCA encodes:
- a CDS encoding YczE/YyaS/YitT family protein, translated to MERKRVEEVKKYLRLLAGLFMCALGCIMILRSDLGLAPWDVLHQGLSKTVGITIGQASIGLGITIVFLDIVLGQPIGLGTIINFICVGLFMDLIIFLDFIPVKESYIYRFIILFIGIFFYAYGTFFYMVQGMGCGPRDGFMQILTKKTKYPVVYIKNSIELFALISGWLLGGKVGVGTFATALIMGVFLQYIFRFYKIDLKTLKHRNIKEELIHLGEVLR
- a CDS encoding LacI family DNA-binding transcriptional regulator; the encoded protein is MRQEDIAKLARVSRTTVSRVLNGDNTVKKEIREKVLKIVEEVKYERNYISSTLASKKKKNIYAFIVRSIVPYYNEEIKKGLIKFENEFKNFGINLYIIENDINNPEEQLESLKKVLEKNEVAGVIITPLLKEKVSSLILENENVKFITMDSYLSPRIPYVGANYFNSGEISGNIADGILRKYEKALVLKFPDDKVSANRYYQGFINSLEEEQLIISFEKKEIFSKENFLSDKISKDVKVIFTNRFLKEVIENNIDFLRENKDIKIIGIAGNPELNKYLSSGMLFASLNEQYSMISYTSGLLIFNLLYKNIFPDLITLIPANILFKSSIL
- a CDS encoding glycosyl hydrolase family 28-related protein, yielding MKRDDKMQLEVNTVVELKKLNLSKGNIVKVLGYYSNYDGAEHKRIISDTDNGSGIKLDNGLYGNIICDGEVKVSWFGAKGDGVTDDTEAFKKAFNTKATVNLSRKNYIINSTLFLNKYQVLKGNGAVISTNSDVVIIKCSDNNIIENLFFENSQVQGTAIDFTNGFNNMINNVQIKNYKKGLLFGRSVGNHSGNQITNLFANKCEVGIYVDVRGEFSTFTNCTLSENQIALKIIGGNTHFVGGNICNNEIGVEIGKGENDAHGLIAATSIKHNTKYAIVVDSPNVGEFLFEGISLYYGDIYLKDCKGIYFSNSTIDTANVFEENATECKFKDINFFNRPIKNIPNYNNSFSSVLYENVRGKE
- a CDS encoding ABC transporter ATP-binding protein encodes the protein MLLEIKNLNKFYDDKHILKNVSFHIEEGEVYGLVGESGCGKSTTARVLTGLTSIKSGEIIFEGKKIDYKKIRGVRDIQMVFQDPNSSLNPMKDIKWILEEPFKINKCKDKKLMESKIKEMLEMANLNEDVLVKYPGELSGGQKQRIAIILALLSNPKLLIADEAVSSLDLSGQASILNFFKKLQKDLKLSYLFISHDLRVVYHMCDRIGVMRNGEIVEEGTPEEIYLNPKHDYTKALLKALPGSSDFEEALNNI